One region of Persicobacter psychrovividus genomic DNA includes:
- the istA gene encoding IS21 family transposase, with protein MSKLRQIIRMLHQGRSQKSIHLSTRVSINTIKAYRRKLKKSGKPIDYFLSQDELSLSKFFSSGDPAYKDIRYEQMKELLPSLSQELGKKGVTKGLLWQEYIEGHPDGYKYSQFCFHLRRYMRQKHPNLPLDHLPADKLYIDYAGATLPYIDAETGEVINCQVFVACLPYSDYCFAMAVPSQTTDDFIFALKCCLEHLGGVPKALVPDNLKAAVVQTNRYEPKINRVLEDFANHYGTVVVPARPRKPQDKALVENQVKLIYQRAYARMRNQQYFSLQELNNALISYIGKHNQTRMQKRDYCRTEQFVSKEKPLLSPLPDQPFEIKYYRNYTVAQNGHVLMGIDQRHYSVPFEYIGQKAQLIYTDTIVNIFVQSKLVATHRRNKTSGYTTNKDHLCSQHQHYRSRSTDNYLKKASMCPELERMMEVMISKKQYPEQLFRSFDGLLNLMRSYPKEHFETAIRMAIEAEQYNYTFVQNVLRNKTYINSSPPPQTPLPQHENTRGKSYYN; from the coding sequence ATGAGTAAATTACGCCAGATTATTCGGATGCTTCATCAGGGTCGCTCACAAAAGTCGATTCACCTAAGCACGCGGGTGAGCATCAACACCATCAAGGCTTATCGACGCAAGCTAAAAAAGTCAGGTAAGCCGATTGACTATTTTCTGAGTCAGGATGAATTATCGCTGAGTAAGTTCTTTTCTTCGGGCGATCCGGCCTATAAGGATATTCGTTATGAACAAATGAAGGAGCTTTTACCCAGTTTATCGCAAGAGCTTGGCAAGAAAGGGGTTACCAAGGGACTGCTTTGGCAGGAGTATATTGAAGGGCATCCTGATGGCTACAAATATTCGCAATTTTGCTTTCATCTCAGGCGTTATATGCGTCAGAAGCACCCCAATTTACCTCTGGATCACCTTCCGGCAGACAAGCTTTATATCGATTATGCAGGTGCAACTTTACCTTATATTGATGCCGAAACGGGTGAGGTGATCAACTGCCAGGTCTTTGTGGCCTGCCTTCCGTACTCGGATTATTGTTTTGCGATGGCCGTTCCGTCGCAGACGACCGATGACTTTATTTTTGCGCTAAAATGCTGTTTGGAGCATCTTGGGGGTGTTCCGAAGGCGCTTGTGCCGGACAATTTGAAAGCGGCAGTAGTTCAAACCAACCGTTATGAGCCCAAGATCAACAGGGTTTTGGAGGATTTTGCGAACCATTATGGGACCGTAGTGGTACCGGCACGTCCGAGGAAGCCACAGGACAAGGCTTTGGTCGAGAACCAGGTCAAGTTGATCTATCAACGAGCCTATGCCAGAATGCGTAATCAGCAATATTTCAGTCTTCAGGAGCTCAACAATGCCCTTATTTCTTACATCGGAAAACACAACCAAACGCGGATGCAGAAACGTGATTACTGCCGAACAGAGCAGTTTGTTTCCAAGGAAAAGCCACTACTTTCACCGCTTCCCGATCAGCCTTTCGAGATCAAATATTATCGAAATTACACTGTTGCGCAGAACGGACATGTGCTCATGGGCATCGATCAACGGCATTACAGCGTCCCTTTTGAATACATCGGGCAGAAGGCTCAGCTGATTTATACCGATACGATTGTCAATATTTTTGTCCAGTCCAAACTGGTTGCTACCCACCGAAGGAATAAAACCAGTGGTTACACAACCAACAAAGACCACCTGTGTTCGCAGCACCAACACTATCGATCCCGCAGTACGGATAACTACCTGAAAAAGGCCAGTATGTGCCCTGAGCTGGAACGGATGATGGAGGTGATGATCTCAAAAAAACAATATCCTGAGCAGCTTTTTAGGAGCTTTGACGGCTTACTCAACCTGATGCGATCCTACCCTAAAGAGCACTTCGAAACGGCCATTAGGATGGCTATTGAGGCAGAGCAATACAACTATACTTTTGTCCAGAATGTACTACGAAACAAAACCTATATCAACAGCAGTCCACCACCTCAAACCCCTTTGCCCCAACATGAAAACACCCGAGGAAAATCTTATTACAACTAA
- the istB gene encoding IS21-like element helper ATPase IstB, whose translation MYSLIEKQLSELSFKGMSLQWETLRQSKQLHELSLTDGLNLLLQAEADHRQTNREKRLIRTANFRYQASVAELHFDTNRGLDKGQVMQLATGEYIGKGQSVLVTGATGCGKSFVASALGYQACTQGNSTLYFNFKKLMASLKVARIDGTIAKLFVKLAKADLLIIDDFGLQKLDAQQQQDLMEVIEDRHARKSTIIISQMPVSDWYEIINERTIADAILDRLVHTSHRIELKGESRRKLS comes from the coding sequence ATGTATTCATTAATCGAAAAACAGCTATCAGAGCTTTCATTCAAAGGAATGAGCCTGCAGTGGGAGACGCTCAGGCAAAGCAAACAGCTTCATGAATTGAGCCTTACCGACGGGCTGAACCTGCTGCTTCAGGCAGAAGCAGACCACCGGCAGACCAACAGGGAAAAACGCCTGATAAGGACAGCTAACTTTCGCTACCAGGCCAGTGTTGCCGAGCTACACTTTGATACCAACAGAGGGCTTGACAAGGGGCAGGTTATGCAACTGGCTACCGGAGAGTACATTGGAAAAGGACAATCCGTACTTGTAACTGGAGCCACCGGATGTGGTAAAAGTTTTGTTGCCTCAGCGTTGGGCTATCAGGCATGTACCCAAGGAAATAGCACCCTCTATTTTAACTTCAAAAAGCTGATGGCCAGTCTGAAGGTTGCCCGAATAGACGGTACGATTGCCAAATTATTTGTCAAACTTGCCAAAGCCGACCTGCTCATAATCGATGACTTTGGTCTGCAAAAACTCGACGCACAACAGCAACAAGACCTAATGGAGGTGATTGAAGACCGACATGCTCGAAAGTCCACCATTATCATCAGCCAGATGCCCGTAAGCGACTGGTATGAGATCATCAACGAACGAACCATCGCCGATGCTATTTTGGACCGTTTGGTACATACCTCCCACAGGATAGAATTAAAAGGCGAAAGTAGGAGAAAATTAAGTTAA
- a CDS encoding transposase has protein sequence MEFLEDKDHKIRFQYTPKHCSWLNQIENWFGRLQKHVIRNGQFNSVANLERKITNYIEYYNERWKKPIEWCFGGF, from the coding sequence ATGGAATTTTTAGAGGATAAAGACCATAAAATCAGATTTCAATATACTCCAAAACATTGCTCTTGGTTGAACCAAATAGAGAATTGGTTTGGCCGCTTACAGAAGCATGTAATTCGCAATGGGCAATTTAACTCGGTTGCTAATTTGGAAAGAAAAATCACCAACTACATTGAGTATTACAATGAAAGATGGAAGAAGCCAATTGAATGGTGTTTTGGCGGATTTTAA
- a CDS encoding adhesin, translating into MSLKNRATLKDFFNRGKLPTASNFHDLIDSVVNKVDDGMSKTMEDGLMLSAVGASEKLISYFKNIEDRSPAWNAAVDKATASLHYKNAQGDPVLSLSQNGNVGIQNRNPSFALEVNGVIGSPAREGTAYRGHIPADGKWHTIVGDLNGCHLFEVVAGVGKKKTGRYAMIYAKAMSTYGKSKNTIEATHAHYGIRLNKIQLRWTGETYNYQLQMRTRTDYNGAFHIQYHIAELWQDTFMDNCIINEKK; encoded by the coding sequence ATGAGTTTGAAGAATAGAGCCACACTTAAAGATTTTTTTAACAGAGGAAAATTACCAACAGCGTCAAATTTTCATGACTTAATAGACTCTGTGGTCAATAAAGTCGACGACGGAATGTCTAAAACAATGGAGGACGGGTTAATGTTATCTGCTGTAGGAGCCTCCGAAAAACTCATCTCCTATTTTAAAAATATCGAAGACAGAAGCCCAGCATGGAATGCCGCCGTAGATAAGGCTACAGCAAGCTTACATTACAAAAATGCTCAAGGGGATCCTGTTTTGAGCCTTAGCCAAAATGGTAATGTAGGTATCCAAAACCGCAACCCTTCCTTTGCACTCGAAGTCAATGGGGTCATTGGTAGCCCTGCCAGAGAGGGAACCGCTTACAGAGGGCATATCCCCGCTGATGGAAAATGGCATACCATCGTAGGAGACCTTAATGGATGTCACCTATTTGAGGTTGTCGCTGGAGTAGGGAAAAAGAAAACCGGCCGATATGCAATGATTTACGCAAAAGCAATGAGCACTTATGGAAAATCAAAAAATACTATAGAAGCTACACACGCACATTACGGCATACGTCTTAATAAAATTCAATTAAGATGGACAGGAGAAACCTATAATTACCAGTTACAGATGCGCACCCGAACAGATTACAATGGCGCTTTTCATATTCAATATCACATTGCAGAACTTTGGCAAGACACCTTCATGGATAATTGTATAATTAATGAAAAAAAGTAA
- a CDS encoding transposase, translated as MEQSDDVVTISVDEKTGIQAKQNIKITTAKSGQVKRVDPEYKRNGTTCLIAGLNIMDGEVTKYQLGQTRNEEDFCKFIESIIDKYPNKKIVFIADQLNTHKSESLVKLIADKVNYDSDLGKKGRCGVLKTMKSRMEFLEDKDHKIRFQYTPKHCSWLNQIENWFGRLQKHVIRNGQFNSVPNLERKITNYIEYYNERWKKPIEWCFGGF; from the coding sequence TTGGAGCAATCAGACGATGTTGTGACTATTTCTGTGGATGAAAAGACGGGTATTCAAGCTAAACAAAACATAAAAATAACCACAGCAAAAAGCGGTCAAGTTAAGCGAGTAGACCCAGAATACAAGCGGAACGGAACGACCTGTTTAATCGCAGGCCTGAATATAATGGACGGCGAGGTCACCAAATATCAACTTGGACAGACTCGGAATGAGGAGGATTTTTGTAAATTTATAGAGTCAATCATCGATAAATACCCTAACAAAAAAATCGTTTTTATTGCAGACCAGCTTAATACACATAAATCAGAGTCATTAGTCAAGCTAATTGCTGATAAAGTAAATTATGACAGTGATTTAGGTAAGAAAGGACGGTGTGGAGTATTAAAGACGATGAAGTCCAGGATGGAATTTTTAGAGGATAAAGACCATAAAATCAGATTTCAATATACTCCAAAACATTGCTCTTGGTTGAACCAAATAGAGAATTGGTTTGGCCGTTTACAGAAGCATGTAATTCGTAATGGGCAATTTAACTCGGTCCCTAATTTAGAAAGAAAAATCACCAACTATATTGAGTATTACAATGAAAGATGGAAAAAGCCAATTGAGTGGTGTTTTGGTGGGTTTTAA
- a CDS encoding IS1182 family transposase — protein sequence MIKKKFKSYQKDQVSLFPLSFGELVPPGHIARVIDCFVNGLSMDLLARYFTNQGGNAPYNPRMMMKLLLFGYQSGVFSSRKIEAFTYESIPCLWLCGGEHPDHATIARFRSLYFLDIFQDVFVQLILLLVEKGLVNLEDYVLDGTKLEADANKYKMVFKKNAFRYSKMVREKIIALFAEIDEIEKQSEEEAKKGHKMDCEDFSSEEVYAKAQEIEKSINEDLPPKEKKKIETRCRHLKKGADKLKGYEDQLQELGERNSYSKTDIDATYMRMKNDESRPGYNVQVGTNGEFITGATAHQNGGDSACTIDHLEERSKMLEQVNLDSMPETLTADGGYGTEAVFDYLEQNGVSPNVKFTGYYKESKKTFKEDISRWQNMLYHEEGDYYECANGRKLTWKKHNIVTNKSGYESHRDVYESADCSDCPFREKCFSMKGKVKQIVVNRNFQRHKERARRTIKSEEGGEKMRMRGHDIETVFGHIKHNLKFKRFMLRGLEKVGAELLLLSLSYNLSKMAKYSKKALIRVLLFVFFGEWIKKGFKRFEFHSQSLFFIQNQFLYKF from the coding sequence ATGATCAAGAAGAAATTCAAATCTTACCAAAAAGATCAGGTTAGCCTGTTTCCTCTGAGTTTTGGGGAGCTGGTTCCGCCAGGGCATATCGCAAGGGTGATTGATTGTTTTGTTAATGGGCTGTCAATGGATTTGTTGGCTCGTTACTTTACAAATCAAGGAGGGAACGCTCCCTATAACCCTCGTATGATGATGAAGCTTTTGCTTTTTGGTTATCAGAGTGGAGTTTTCAGTAGTCGCAAAATTGAGGCATTTACCTATGAGTCGATTCCGTGCCTTTGGCTTTGTGGTGGCGAGCATCCTGATCATGCGACGATTGCTCGATTTCGGAGTCTCTATTTTCTCGATATTTTTCAGGATGTCTTCGTTCAGCTGATTCTTTTACTTGTGGAGAAAGGGCTTGTGAATCTTGAGGACTATGTGCTTGACGGCACTAAGCTTGAGGCTGATGCGAACAAGTATAAAATGGTCTTTAAGAAAAATGCATTTCGATACAGTAAGATGGTTCGTGAGAAAATCATAGCACTCTTTGCTGAGATAGATGAGATCGAAAAGCAGTCGGAGGAAGAGGCTAAAAAGGGGCATAAAATGGATTGTGAAGATTTCTCAAGTGAAGAGGTTTATGCTAAAGCACAAGAAATTGAAAAGTCAATTAACGAGGATTTGCCACCGAAGGAAAAGAAGAAAATCGAAACCCGATGTAGGCATCTGAAAAAAGGAGCAGATAAGCTAAAAGGTTACGAAGATCAGCTTCAAGAGCTTGGAGAGCGGAATTCTTACTCAAAAACAGATATAGATGCGACATATATGCGGATGAAAAATGATGAGTCGCGTCCAGGATATAACGTGCAAGTGGGTACAAACGGAGAGTTTATTACTGGGGCTACAGCTCATCAAAATGGTGGTGATTCAGCGTGCACGATAGATCATTTAGAGGAGCGATCAAAGATGCTTGAACAGGTCAACTTGGATTCAATGCCAGAGACTTTGACGGCTGATGGGGGCTACGGAACAGAAGCTGTATTTGATTATTTAGAACAAAACGGGGTGAGTCCGAACGTTAAATTTACAGGTTATTACAAGGAGTCGAAGAAGACATTTAAGGAGGATATTTCGAGGTGGCAGAACATGCTTTATCATGAAGAGGGTGACTATTATGAGTGCGCCAACGGTCGGAAGTTAACGTGGAAAAAGCATAATATTGTAACAAACAAAAGCGGTTATGAATCACATCGGGATGTATATGAATCAGCTGATTGTTCGGACTGCCCGTTTAGGGAAAAGTGCTTTTCGATGAAGGGTAAAGTTAAGCAGATTGTGGTAAACAGGAACTTTCAACGGCACAAAGAACGAGCCCGACGAACCATCAAATCCGAAGAAGGAGGAGAGAAAATGAGAATGCGAGGCCATGATATCGAGACGGTATTTGGCCACATCAAACACAATTTAAAATTCAAAAGATTCATGCTACGCGGACTTGAAAAAGTCGGTGCAGAACTTCTATTGCTTTCACTTTCTTACAATCTTTCGAAAATGGCCAAATACAGTAAAAAGGCCTTAATTCGAGTTTTACTTTTTGTGTTTTTCGGAGAATGGATAAAAAAAGGCTTCAAGAGGTTCGAATTTCACTCTCAAAGCCTGTTTTTTATTCAAAATCAATTTTTGTACAAATTTTAA
- a CDS encoding DUF6985 domain-containing protein, whose translation MKSRITGELLPCDYDEDLFESVPISIPYFDNKELKVSFVEAKYEPYLNEADKVLESFLNKDKELRLADSQIVYDYYAQTLKHGYCKDLNISSMSDIWNFVNPNEIIIDWEDEGKYYLCVSCGCSWEEEHGLQLVFKNGESLTRASGHDGHYED comes from the coding sequence ATGAAATCAAGAATAACAGGCGAACTATTGCCATGTGATTATGATGAGGATTTATTTGAGAGCGTTCCAATTTCAATTCCATATTTTGACAACAAAGAGCTCAAAGTAAGTTTTGTAGAAGCAAAGTATGAACCATATTTAAATGAAGCTGACAAGGTATTGGAGAGCTTTCTAAACAAAGACAAAGAGCTGCGTTTGGCTGATAGTCAAATTGTATACGATTACTATGCCCAGACTTTAAAACATGGATATTGCAAAGACCTAAACATTTCCTCTATGAGTGATATATGGAATTTCGTAAATCCTAATGAAATAATAATTGACTGGGAAGATGAGGGTAAGTATTATTTGTGTGTGTCATGCGGTTGTTCTTGGGAAGAAGAACACGGACTTCAACTTGTATTTAAAAATGGAGAAAGTCTGACAAGAGCCAGCGGACATGATGGACACTATGAAGATTAA
- a CDS encoding transposase, producing the protein MEQSDDVVTISVDEKTGIQAKQNIKITTAKSGQVKRVDPEYKRNGTTCLIAGMNIMDGEVTKYQLGQTRNEEDFCKFIESIIDKYPNKKIVFVADQLNTHKSESLVKLIADKINYDSDLGKKGRWIQRSKLTPPNAPIFGRE; encoded by the coding sequence TTGGAGCAATCAGACGACGTTGTGACTATTTCTGTGGATGAAAAGACGGGTATTCAAGCTAAACAAAACATAAAAATAACCACGGCGAAAAGCGGTCAAGTTAAGCGAGTAGACCCAGAATACAAGCGGAACGGAACGACCTGTTTAATCGCAGGCATGAATATAATGGACGGCGAGGTCACCAAATATCAACTTGGACAGACTCGGAATGAGGAGGATTTTTGTAAATTTATAGAGTCGATCATCGATAAATACCCTAACAAAAAAATCGTTTTTGTTGCAGACCAACTTAATACACATAAATCAGAGTCATTAGTCAAGCTCATTGCTGATAAAATAAATTATGACAGTGATTTAGGTAAGAAAGGCCGGTGGATACAACGGAGCAAGCTGACACCCCCTAACGCTCCGATTTTTGGACGAGAATAA
- a CDS encoding helix-turn-helix domain-containing protein, producing MGRKTSIVIDLTEREKTLLFKIIGSGKTPSNIRRRASFVYLFHQGLSFKEICKTEKADPNTVKRWLNKWEAINELDETQNKIGDAEFIRLIHERLTDSKRSGRKPRLTVEEKIRVQTLSCEDPQDYDVPITEWSHESLSEQAKKMGIEISSSHVGRLLKKRIKSS from the coding sequence ATGGGAAGAAAAACATCTATTGTCATTGATCTGACGGAGCGAGAAAAGACACTACTATTTAAAATTATTGGTAGTGGGAAGACGCCTTCAAATATTCGTCGCCGAGCCTCATTTGTTTACCTTTTTCATCAAGGGTTAAGCTTTAAAGAGATTTGTAAAACTGAAAAAGCAGATCCCAACACAGTGAAAAGATGGCTTAACAAATGGGAGGCAATCAATGAGTTAGATGAAACCCAAAATAAAATAGGAGACGCTGAATTTATCCGACTTATTCATGAACGATTAACTGATTCTAAAAGAAGCGGAAGGAAACCTCGTTTAACTGTCGAAGAAAAAATTCGAGTGCAAACATTGAGTTGTGAAGACCCTCAAGATTATGATGTTCCAATCACTGAATGGTCTCATGAGTCTTTGAGTGAGCAAGCGAAGAAAATGGGAATCGAAATCTCATCAAGTCATGTTGGTCGACTTTTAAAAAAACGAATTAAGTCCTCATAA
- a CDS encoding helix-turn-helix domain-containing protein produces the protein MGRKTSIVIDLTEREERLLFRIINSGKTPSNIRRRASFVYHFNKGLSFKEICANEKADPNTVKRWLNKWDAINELDETQNKIGDTEFIRLIYEQLTDSKRSGRKPRLTAEEKIQVQTLSCQDPQDYDVPITEWSHESLSEQAKKMGIEISSSHVGRLLKK, from the coding sequence ATGGGAAGAAAAACATCTATTGTCATTGATCTGACGGAGCGAGAAGAGAGACTACTATTTAGAATTATTAATAGTGGGAAGACGCCTTCAAATATTCGTCGCCGAGCCTCATTTGTGTACCATTTTAATAAGGGGTTAAGCTTCAAAGAGATTTGTGCTAATGAAAAAGCAGATCCCAATACAGTGAAGAGATGGCTTAATAAATGGGACGCAATCAATGAGTTAGATGAAACCCAAAATAAAATAGGAGATACTGAATTTATCCGACTTATTTATGAACAATTAACTGATTCTAAAAGAAGCGGAAGGAAACCTCGTTTAACTGCCGAAGAAAAAATTCAAGTGCAAACATTAAGCTGCCAAGATCCTCAAGATTATGATGTTCCAATCACTGAATGGTCTCATGAGTCTTTGAGTGAGCAAGCGAAGAAAATGGGAATCGAAATCTCATCAAGTCATGTTGGTCGACTTTTAAAAAAATGA